The region GTAATCCAGCCGTCCAGGGCAGTGAGTCCATTATTAGCTCCATTACAGGTACAGGAAATTGAAAAAGGGATGGACCAAAGTCTCCATGTAGCAGTCTTCCCCAAAAGGCAACGTATTGTTCAAACATCCCTCCTTCTAATCCGTACATCTCTGTGAGCGATTGCCTTAATGCTTCAACTGCCGCTGGGTCTAAGAAGGCACCTTGTGATGTCATTTGACTGATTACTTGTTGTACGGGATCAACCGGCGTTAGCCTGGGTACAATAAATACCACCGTTATCCCTACGAATACTACAACTAGAAATTGTATTATTCTTGGTAGCAAGTATCGCTTGAAAAATAGCAAAGTGTTACACCTCCATAATAAGCCCCCCGAAGGGGGCTCAATGTATTTATCTGTAACCTTTATTTCCTTCCTGTTGGTTCAAGAAAGGGCAGTACGTATTTGAAGTTAGGCCAGTGATGATAGGGAATCATATATGGATTTTCAGCACCAGGATAATTCGTCCAATAATACTCATCCCATCCTACTACTCCAGGATATCCAAAAGTTGGAATTGAAGGCATTTCTTCTACAAGTATTTTTAACCCTTCTATACCTAATTCCATGTTTTCCTCACTATCCCAGTCTACCTTTTCCATTCCTTCTATAACCTTATCCATTCTCGGATCTGTCCATCTGCCTGGTGCAGGTCCCAAATTAGTAATAGCATTTTCTCCTATAGGTTGGTAGTATTTTGAGTGTGTACTTGAAAAAACACGGTACAAATCAGGATGACCACCCCACGGCTCAGATGCAGGCCATTGGGCACTGACTTCAAAGTTACCTGATACAACAATACTTGCATCTTGTTCACTAGGAGTAACTGAAACATCTATACCAAAGTTTCTCCATTGTTGTGCTGCAGCAAGTGCATTCCTATGTGCAGGATGTGAAGGATTTGCATTGGCAATAATATTAATTTTCCAAGGTGTACCGTCTGGTAACAACCATTTGCCATTTTTATCTTTTGTAAATCCATTCCTTTCTAACAGTTGTTCCGCTACATCAGGTGCGTATTTCCACCATCCTGGTCCAAACATCTCTTTCAACGCTTCTATATCGTTTGGTACCTCGTATCCTCTTTCTCTCGCATATTGGGCTGCTCTTAATGTAGCCGTTGGATCGTACGGTTTGAATGGTCTCCCATTAACTTCTATGTCTAATGTGAAATTCTTCAACCAATCTTCTAATGGTTCATAGTACCATTCTTGGTAAACCGGCATAGGAGGAAGGTGAAGTGCGCCCATAGGTGCAGCACCATCAAACGCTATCCCTATGTAATCTACTATATCTATTGCGAGAGTTAATGCCCACCTTACATCTTTTATGTTGTATGGATATACATCAGTATTGAATATAACACCTGTCATACATGGATCCGTGTTAACTACCCACGGGTATTCTATTCTGTATCCCCTTGAGTATTGATTCCTTTGAATGAGTGCTCTGAATGCTTCCATTGTTAAATCTGCCATGTCTAAGTTATGGTTGGCTTGTGCAATTACTTGATTTGTAGCTTCTCCATAGTAATAGAAAAGTACGTATTTTGGTTTTGGCTCACCAAACAACATTCCAGTTGGTGTTCTATCCCAATCTTCCCTTTTTTCCCAAAGTGTCCAATAACCAGCACGATCATAATCTTTTAGAACGTATGGACCACTGCTTATCGGAGGGTTGTAATTAAAGGATAGCGGGTCTTCTACTTTTTCAAAAATATGTTTTGGGAAAGGTCTCCATGCTCCCCATCTGTCTACAAAATTAGCGTGGAATCGTGCATTAGGTTCCTTTAGTTCAAATACCACAGTGTAATCATCTGTTTTGTATACTTTATCAACGTGAAGCCTAAACTGATCATGATAAGCCATTCCTTGATATTTCATGGCTGTTGTGATGGCGTACACAATATCATCGGCAGTAATTTCAACACCATCACTCCAATAACATCCTTCCCTTAACTTAACCGTCATCTTTGTGAAGTCTTCGTTGTAAATCGGACCTTCCGCTGCAAGAGAATTAATAACTTCTCCCCTGGTAGGTTCCATCATCCACAATGGTTCCAGCATCAATTGTTGAATCCCTTGATCAGGAGTTCTCCAGCTACTGGTAAATATGTTGAAGATACCAGGTGAGTTTACTCTTCCGGTTAAAACGTTAGCAATGAGTGTTTCTTCCCTTGGAATCCCAGCTACTTGTGAAAATCCTGCAACAACAAGTAACACGGAAACAAAAATCACCAATAAGCTCTTTTTCATTCTTTCACACCTCCTAATGAATTTTTTACACTTACTTTGGATTTTCTTCCCAAAGTAATAAAAATTAAAGTCCATTAACAATCTTTTCCCCATTATTAAACTTCAAACATA is a window of Petrotoga olearia DSM 13574 DNA encoding:
- a CDS encoding ABC transporter substrate-binding protein, yielding MKKSLLVIFVSVLLVVAGFSQVAGIPREETLIANVLTGRVNSPGIFNIFTSSWRTPDQGIQQLMLEPLWMMEPTRGEVINSLAAEGPIYNEDFTKMTVKLREGCYWSDGVEITADDIVYAITTAMKYQGMAYHDQFRLHVDKVYKTDDYTVVFELKEPNARFHANFVDRWGAWRPFPKHIFEKVEDPLSFNYNPPISSGPYVLKDYDRAGYWTLWEKREDWDRTPTGMLFGEPKPKYVLFYYYGEATNQVIAQANHNLDMADLTMEAFRALIQRNQYSRGYRIEYPWVVNTDPCMTGVIFNTDVYPYNIKDVRWALTLAIDIVDYIGIAFDGAAPMGALHLPPMPVYQEWYYEPLEDWLKNFTLDIEVNGRPFKPYDPTATLRAAQYARERGYEVPNDIEALKEMFGPGWWKYAPDVAEQLLERNGFTKDKNGKWLLPDGTPWKINIIANANPSHPAHRNALAAAQQWRNFGIDVSVTPSEQDASIVVSGNFEVSAQWPASEPWGGHPDLYRVFSSTHSKYYQPIGENAITNLGPAPGRWTDPRMDKVIEGMEKVDWDSEENMELGIEGLKILVEEMPSIPTFGYPGVVGWDEYYWTNYPGAENPYMIPYHHWPNFKYVLPFLEPTGRK